The following coding sequences are from one Anabas testudineus chromosome 16, fAnaTes1.2, whole genome shotgun sequence window:
- the iqgap3 gene encoding ras GTPase-activating-like protein IQGAP3: MADSAGECRYDRLTAEQMDEQRIQNVAYQYLCRLEEAKRWMEACLEEELPAPTELEEALRNGVVLAKLGHRFAPNAVPLKKIYDPEQQRYQAVGLQFRHTDNINHWRNALTALGLPTIFQPETTDVYDKKNMPRAVYCIHALSLYLYRLGLAPQIHDLYGKVKFTEEEINNMKLELDKYGIQMPAFNKIGGILANELSVDEATVHAAVIAVNEAVDRGEVTVTAEALWNPNAMLRDLQGPLVSVYQEMLQQARRRKAEQAAGRCRGCEEEKDIYEEYLTQREIQDNINIVNVQSALEQVDEALDSADELALIAALQLQCLTLRDVHSNNGPWYLDQLAADRHQKALDEDCVESLEPCELQEGVTVANREAQRSRNMHAAVQSVNASLRSSDPRHTVSCLMTSDLQLPEVFSFAATLYHRELQQLQGRAAQGELQQEELFVAVEMLSAVALVNQALEAGNLQQFSSSLVSPSAGLCDVDHTLLHRYFEYLLTVKQQAGKDLLTWNQLQEGINCVNNSVEDEHQQLLAVGLVNQAVIRGDSQQLLSALLLPSCGVDEVLPANTCRYLSLLSRARQHKAQVSRDPGAELWLADIQEGVRRANQQSQKALKLCLSVAAVNQAVKENIVTQTLRVLTLPELQLQGVISNCAADYQRELSALITHRILAGDNRSPWVRVRLEDCSFYYFHLNRLEGNWEKPNSFIHNSVFIDRQEIQEVISSVSGSYSRSVLWRSSEALFIRLQALCRGFLIRQKLEARQHYLISQTPAVIVIQSQWRRFVQQRTYRQRLQFLYMNWRAVVKIQSFVRMWMTRRKYQARLNFFRCNVDAIIKIQAFFRASRARDQYRMLVHSDTPPLSVVRKFAHLLDMGDVDIREEAELLRLREEVVRSIRFNRQLEADLDLMDLKIGLLVRNRATLQELVSHCKKLTKKNKEQLSDMMDVERSKGLKALSRERRERLEAYQHLFYLLQTQPLYLAQLIFLMPQSRSTSFMEMLVFSLFNYGSDRREAFLLLQLFTEALQYEIRLKVEQPKDVATGNPTVIKMLVNFYRNARGHNALRESLGPALQDVLLDRTISIRTDPVDVYKTWINQTETQTGHKSSLPYEVSPEDALCHPEVQRRINIAIINLKNLTDRVLKAITSNLHKLPYGLRYTAKVLRDALKTKFPEVSEDELYKIVGNLVYYRYMNPAIVAPDGFDVLDRSVGSTLQPEQRHILGSIARMLQHSAANKHFHGDGYHVGALNQYISQTHKKFRKFLLSVCDVPEPEDRFSMDEYSELLILNKPVIYISVSELLNTHKLLLEHQEVLCSDPSDPLKLILRDLGSIPTLQELIGESSLQADPGSEPSKMEVSLTLTSKFDIFNDSDDKPDARGLLLSMKQLIIDVIRTQPGDSLSDILRTSTSPDQEACHDWLVQRRARQDARTPEKIKRNQSLVANSNLSLEEKKRKILRGLRRLEALRVLRPPETENQILQMIAKDIRQQRLHRQRRGAELLKLRETLNSLQVKSSFHSEQVDYYRHYITSCLDNLTTNSKPTNKKTAESKARKKVPALSYSAARLHEKGVLLEIEDLPTSQFKNVVFDIIPGSERGSFGIKARFLGVEMEEFLLKYQDLLQLQYEGVAVMKMFDKAKVNVNLLIFLLNKKFFKK; this comes from the exons ATGGCGGATTCTGCAGGAGAGTGTCGGT ATGACCGTCTGACTGCAGAGCAGATGGATGAACAGAGGATCCAGAACGTGGCCTATCAGTACCTGTGTAGGTTGGAGGAGGCTAAGAG GTGGATGGAGGCATGTTTGGAGGAGGAGCTTCCTGCTCCCACTGAGCTGGAGGAGGCGCTGAGGAATGGAGTTGTTCTTGCTAAACTGGGTCATAGATTTGCTCCTAACGCCGTTCCGCTGAAGAAGATCTACGACCCTGAGCAGCAACGATACCAG GCTGTGGGCCTTCAGTTCCGTCACACTGACAACATCAACCACTGGAGGAACGCCTTAACAGCGCTGGGACTGCCGACG ATCTTCCAGCCAGAAACTACAGACGTGTATGACAAGAAGAACATGCCACGAGCTGTTTACTGCATCCACGCACTTAG TCTGTACCTCTACCGACTGGGTTTGGCTCCACAGATCCATGACCTATATGGAAAAGTCAAGTTTACAG AGGAGGAAATTAACAACATGAAGCTGGAGCTGGATAAATACGGCATCCAGATGCCAGCGTTCAACAAGATCGGAGGAATCCTGGCCAACGAGCTGTCAGTGGATGAGGCTACAG tccATGCTGCAGTGATTGCTGTTAACGAGGCTGTGGACAGAGGGGAGGTTACAGTGACGGCGGAAGCTCTGTGGAACCCGAATGCCATGCTGAGGGACCTGCAGGGGCCACTGGTCAGTGTCTATCAGGAGATGCTGCAGCAGGCCAGAAGAAGGAAAGCTGAGCAGGCGGCAGGCAGG TGCCGAGGTTGTGAAGAAGAGAAGGACATCTATGAGGAGTATCTGACTCAGAGAGAGATTCAGGACAACATCAACATTGTCAACG TTCAATCAGCTCTGGAGCAGGTGGATGAAGCTCTGGACTCTGCAGATGAACTTGCTCTGATCgctgctctgcagctgcagtgtttgacCCTCAGGGACGTCCATTCCAACAATGGCCCCTGGTACCTGGACCAGCTGGCAGCAGACCGCCATCAAAAAGCTCTG GATGAGGACTGTGTTGAGTCTCTGGAGCCCTGTGAGCTACAGGAAGGTGTGACTGTCGCTAACCGGGAGGCTCAGAGATCCAGAAACA TGCATGCAGCAGTGCAGAGTGTAAACGCATCACTGCGCAGCTCTGACCCCCGACACACTGTCAGCTGCCTGATGACTTCTGACCTGCAGCTGCctgaagtgttttcatttgcagcGACTCTGTATCATcgagagctgcagcagctgcaaggACGGGCTGCACAG ggggagctgcagcaggaggagctgtTTGTTGCAGTGGAGATGCTGTCAGCTGTCGCTCTGGTCAATCAGGCCTTAGAGGCAGGAAATTTGCAGCAGTTCAGCTCCTCTTTGGTCAGTCCGTCTGCAGGACTCTGTGATGTCGACCACACCCTACTGCACAG GTATTTCGAGTATCTGCTTACTGTGAAGCAGCAGGCGGGAAAAGATCTACTGACCTGGAACCAGCTGCAGGAAGGAATCAACTGTGTCAACAATTCTGTGGAGGACGAACACCAAC AGCTCCTGGCTGTGGGTCTGGTGAACCAGGCTGTGATTCGAGGAGACTCGCAGCAATTGCTCTCTGCTTTGCTCCTTCCCTCCTGTGGAGTGGATGAGGTTTTACCTGCCAACACCTGCAGATACCTGAGTCTGCTCAGCAGAGCCAGGCAGCACAAAGCTCAG GTGAGCAGAGACCCAGGAGCTGAGCTGTGGTTGGCTGATATCCAGGAAGGAGTGAGGAGAGCCAATCAGCAGAGTCAGAAAGCTCTCAAGT TGTGTCTGTCGGTGGCTGCAGTGAATCAGGCTGTAAAGGAGAACATAGTGACTCAGACTCTGCGGGTTCTGACTCTacctgagctgcagctgcagggagTCATCTCTAACTGTGCTGCAGATTATCAGAGAGAACTCAGCGCCCTGATCACACACAGGATTCTTGCAG gagacaacAGGAGTCCGTGGGTTCGAGTCCGACTGGAGGACTGCTCCTTTTATTACTTTCACCTGAACAGACTGGAGGGAAATTGGGAGAAACCGAACAGTTTCATCCACAACAGTGTGTTCATCGACAGACAGGAGATCCAG GAAGTTATCAGCAGTGTTTCAGGTTCGTACAGTCGCAGCGTCCTCTGGAGGAGCAGCGAAGCCCTCTTCATTCGTCTGCAGGCTCTGTGTCGAGGTTTCCTGATTAGACAGAAGCTGGAGGCTCGGCAGCATTACCTGATTAGCCAGACACCTGCTGTCATTGTGATTCAG TCTCAGTGGAGGAGGTTTGTCCAGCAGAGGACGTACAGACAACGGCTGCAGTTTCTCTACATGAACTGGAGAGCAGTGGTGAAG ATCCAGTCGTTTGTGAGGATGTGGATGACGAGGAGAAAATATCAAGCTCGTCTGAATTTCTTCAGATGTAAC GTAGATGCCATCATAAAGATCCAGGCTTTCTTTAGAGCCAGCAGAGCCCGAGACCAGTACAGGATGCTGG TTCACTCGGACACACCCCCTCTGTCTGTGGTCAGGAAGTTTGCTCACCTGCTCGACATGGGTGATGTTGACATCAGAGAGGAGGCGGAGCTTCTGCGTCTGAGGGAGGAAGTGGTGAGAAGCATCCGCTTCAACCGCCAGTTGGAGGCAGACCTGGACCTAATGGATCTGAAGATTGGTCTTCTAGTCCGTAACAGAGCTACGCTGCAG GAACTGGTGTCTCACTGTAAGAAACTTACGAAGAAGAACAAGGAGCAGCTGTCGGATATGATGGATGTAGAGAGAAGTAAAGGACTGAAGGCTCTGAGtcgagagaggagagagagactggaggCCTACCAACACCTGTTCTACCTGCTGCAG ACACAGCCTCTGTATCTGGCCCAGCTGATATTCTTGATGCCTCAGAGTCGCTCCACCTCCTTTATGGAGATGTTGGTCTTCAGTTTGTTCAACTACGGCTCCGACCGCAGAGAggccttcctgctgctgcagctcttcacTGAGGCACTGCAGTACGAGATCAG ACTGAAAGTGGAGCAGCCTAAAGACGTGGCCACAGGTAACCCCACTGTCATCAAGATGTTGGTAAACTTCTACCGTAATGCACGTGGTCACAATGCCCTGCGGGAGTCTCTGGGTCCGGCATTGCAGGATGTCCTGCTGGACCGGACAATCAGCATCAGGACTGACCCGGTGGATGTCTACAAGACCTGGATCAACCAAACTGAGACCCAGACCGGACACAAGAG CTCTCTGCCCTATGAGGTTTCTCCTGAAGATGCCCTGTGTCACCCTGAAGTCCAGAGACGCATTAACATTGCCATCATCAACCTGAAGAACCTGACAGACAGAGTCCTCAAGGCCATAACCTCCAACCTTCACAAACTGCC TTACGGTTTACGTTACACAGCAAAGGTCCTCAGAGATGCCCTGAAGACAAAGTTTCCTGAAGTCAGTGAGGACGAACTCTACAAG ATTGTCGGGAACCTGGTCTACTATCGCTACATGAACCCGGCCATTGTGGCTCCTGATGGTTTTGATGTACTGGACCGATCTGTGGGCTCCACCCTGCAGCCAGAGCAGCGCCACATCCTGGGCTCCATTGCCAGAATGTTGCAGCACAGCgctgcaaacaaacactttcACGGAGATGGATACCATGTCGGAGCTCTGAACCAGTATATCAGCCAGACCCACAAAAAGTTCAG GAAGTTCCTGCTGAGCGTCTGTGATGTACCTGAACCAGAAGACAGATTCAGCATGGACGAATACTCCGAGCTGCTCATCCTCAACAAGCCCGTCATCTACATCTCAGTCAGTGAGCTGCTCAACACACACAAG ttgttgCTGGAACATCAGGAGGTTCTGTGTTCAGACCCATCTGACCCCCTGAAACTGATATTGAGGGATCTGGGATCTATCCCCACCCTGCAGGAACTCATCG GAGAGTCTTCATTACAAGCAGATCCAGGATCTGAGCCTAGTAAGATGGAGGTTTCTCTGACTCTCACTAGCAAGTTTGACATCTTTAACGACTCAGACGACAAACCAGACGCCCGAGGGCTGCTGCTCAG CATGAAGCAGCTAATCATTGATGTCATTAGAACCCAACCAGGTGATTCTCTGAGTGACATTCTCAGAACATCCACGTCACCTGACcag GAAGCATGTCACGATTGGCTGGTTCAACGACGGGCTCGACAGGACGCTCGAACACCTGAGAAGATAAAAAGGAACCAGTCACTGGTAGCCAACAGCAACCTCAGTctagaggagaagaagaggaagatcCTGAGGGGTCTTCGTCGTCTAGAGGCCCTCAGAGTGCTGAGACCACCTGAGACTGAAAACCAGATCCTGCAGATGATTGCCAAG GACATCCGTCAGCAGCGTCTGCACCGTCAGCGGCGGGGGGCTGAGCTCCTAAAGCTCCGTGAGACTCTCAACAGTCTGCAGGTAAAGAGCAGCTTCCACAGTGAACAGGTAGACTACTACAGACATTACATCACTTCCTGCTTGGACAACCTCACCACCAACAG TAAACCTACCaataagaaaacagcagagagcaaAGCAAGGAAGAAGGTTCCTGCTCTGAGTTACAGTGCCGCCCGCCTTCACGAGAAAGGAGTTCTGTTAGAGATCGAGGATTTGCCGACATCACA GTTTAAGAACGTTGTGTTTGACATCATTCCCGGATCAGAAAGGGGAAGTTTCGGCATCAAAGCTCGGTTCCTCGGCGTCGAGATGGAGGAGTTCCTGCTCAAATACCAG gatctgctgcagctgcagtatGAGGGCGTAGCCGTGATGAAGATGTTTGATAAGGCAAAGGTCAATGTCAATCTGCTCATCTTCCTGCTCAACAAAAAGTTCTTCAAGAAATGA
- the LOC113169743 gene encoding tetratricopeptide repeat protein 24 isoform X1, with protein MREFRSNMASDESHPGEEKVKVRRKKRECGVRRKVSVVDIEELTSAGHQALRDGRTDDALRCFKDALKTAEELQDSRVLRACSFNLGAAYVEAGQPQRGLDFLQKAEPGPKANRIPDLQFNLALAHNALGQSQEAAAYFLQAAHLYRSQGAGGSEGDACMEMGRCYTRTQDWSLAVQGFLRAAESYKVAAMLDSAATALKEAGSHMVQSDQFNLDDIMSALTECLSLIDSIKDPRALVELYLSVGVSYCRLRCFKEAVQCFRAALDPAAQWPPLLAKVLHNLGAALNSLGQFTSAVGYHRLAAGLYGSLGCRADQARCFSNLAFAYSQLREEEEAAESFIHALQGFRDTEDHLAQVQVCESLAECYLKQRKQQKAIQQYKEALSALSLCEEDSVQVRDRLVERLTAALQQSLTVSLQRQCLLRPRPQRPHPHSSPSGQHVRKSDITQSPGRTTNQQTDEQRGEGPGAEQEATGRQEMGGADDRQEYMSVEPRLHSSYHSDQQQHSKLWTDRENPPTDSETSVVQEAEAPPTSTDDIIKTPPPLSQWRSRLCSLM; from the exons atgagggagttcag ATCCAATATGGCGTCTGATGAATCCCATCCTGGTGAGGAGAAGGTGAAGgtcaggaggaagaagagggagtGTGGGGTGCGGAGGAAGGTGTCAGTGGTTGACATAGAGGAGTTAACATCAGCAGGTCATCAAGCGCTGAGGGATGGGCGGACTGATGACGCTCTGAGGTGCTTTAAAGACGCTCTCAAGACTGCAGAAGAG CTCCAAGACTCCCGGGTCCTCCGGGCCTGTTCCTTCAACCTGGGAGCAGCCTACGTGGAAGCAGGTCAGCCTCAGAGGGGCCTGGATTTCTTGCAAAAGGCTGAGCCAGGTCCAAAGGCCAACCGAATCCCAGACCTCCAGTTCAACCTTGCACTGGCCCACAATGCACTGGGGCAGAGCCAAGAGGCGGCTGCTTATTTCCTGCAGGCTGCTCACCTGTACAGGTCACAAGGAGCTGGTGGCAGTGAAGGAGATGCCTGCATGGAAATGGGCCGTTGCTACACCAGAACTCAG GACTGGTCTCTGGCAGTTCAAGGTTTCTTACGGGCAGCAGAGAGTTACAAAGTGGCAGCCATGTTGGATTCTGCAGCCACTGCCCTGAAAGAGGCGGGAAGTCACATGGTTCAATCAGATCAGTTCAATCTGGATGACATCATGAGCGCGCTGACAGAGTGTCTAAGTTTGATAGACAGCATCAAAGACCCGAGGGCTCTGG TTGAGCTGTACCTGTCAGTGGGCGTGTCTTACTGTCGGCTCCGGTGCTTCAAGGAGGCGGTGCAGTGTTTCCGGGCAGCTTTAGACCCTGCGGCTCAGTGGCCCCCCCTGCTAGCTAAAGTGCTGCACAACCTAGGGGCTGCTCTGAACTCTCTGGGCCAGTTCACCTCTGCTGTGGGCTACCATCGGCTGGCTGCTGGACTCTATG gctCTCTGGGTTGCCGTGCTGACCAGGCTCGGTGTTTTAGTAACCTGGCGTTTGCCTACAGTCAGCTTcgtgaggaagaggaggcagcgGAGAGCTTCATCCACGCACTGCAGGGATTCAGAGACACGG AGGACCACCTGGCTCAGGTGCAGGTGTGTGAGTCATTAGCAGAGTGTTACCTGaagcagaggaagcagcagaaagCCATTCAGCAATACAAAGAGGCCCTGAGTGCACTTTCTCTCTGCGAG GAGGATTCTGTCCAAGTTCGGGATCGTCTGGTGGAGCGTTTGACTGCAGCGCTACAGCAAAGTCTGACTGTCAGTCTGCAG agaCAATGCCTACTCAGACCTCGCCCTCAAAGGCCACACCCACACAGCTCACCTTCGGGACAGCATGTCAG GAAGTCTGACATCACACAGAGTCCAGGCAGAACGACCAATCAACAAACAGATGAGCAGAGGGGAGAGGGGCCAG GAGCAGAACAAGAAGCCACAGGTAGACAGGAAATGGGTGGAGCTGATGACAGACAGGAATATATGAGTGTGGAACCTCGACTGCACAG TTCGTACCATtcagaccagcagcagcaca gtaaGCTGTGGACAGACAGGGAGAACCCTCCTACTGACAG TGAAACCTCAGTTGTACAAGAGGCAGAGGCCCCACCCACAAGTACAGATGATATCATCAAGACCCCGCCCCCTTTGTCCCAGTGGCGGTCTCGTTTGTGTTCCCTGATGTAG
- the LOC113169743 gene encoding tetratricopeptide repeat protein 24 isoform X2 — protein MREFRSNMASDESHPGEEKVKVRRKKRECGVRRKVSVVDIEELTSAGHQALRDGRTDDALRCFKDALKTAEELQDSRVLRACSFNLGAAYVEAGQPQRGLDFLQKAEPGPKANRIPDLQFNLALAHNALGQSQEAAAYFLQAAHLYRSQGAGGSEGDACMEMGRCYTRTQDWSLAVQGFLRAAESYKVAAMLDSAATALKEAGSHMVQSDQFNLDDIMSALTECLSLIDSIKDPRALVELYLSVGVSYCRLRCFKEAVQCFRAALDPAAQWPPLLAKVLHNLGAALNSLGQFTSAVGYHRLAAGLYGSLGCRADQARCFSNLAFAYSQLREEEEAAESFIHALQGFRDTEDHLAQVQVCESLAECYLKQRKQQKAIQQYKEALSALSLCEEDSVQVRDRLVERLTAALQQSLTRQCLLRPRPQRPHPHSSPSGQHVRKSDITQSPGRTTNQQTDEQRGEGPGAEQEATGRQEMGGADDRQEYMSVEPRLHSSYHSDQQQHSKLWTDRENPPTDSETSVVQEAEAPPTSTDDIIKTPPPLSQWRSRLCSLM, from the exons atgagggagttcag ATCCAATATGGCGTCTGATGAATCCCATCCTGGTGAGGAGAAGGTGAAGgtcaggaggaagaagagggagtGTGGGGTGCGGAGGAAGGTGTCAGTGGTTGACATAGAGGAGTTAACATCAGCAGGTCATCAAGCGCTGAGGGATGGGCGGACTGATGACGCTCTGAGGTGCTTTAAAGACGCTCTCAAGACTGCAGAAGAG CTCCAAGACTCCCGGGTCCTCCGGGCCTGTTCCTTCAACCTGGGAGCAGCCTACGTGGAAGCAGGTCAGCCTCAGAGGGGCCTGGATTTCTTGCAAAAGGCTGAGCCAGGTCCAAAGGCCAACCGAATCCCAGACCTCCAGTTCAACCTTGCACTGGCCCACAATGCACTGGGGCAGAGCCAAGAGGCGGCTGCTTATTTCCTGCAGGCTGCTCACCTGTACAGGTCACAAGGAGCTGGTGGCAGTGAAGGAGATGCCTGCATGGAAATGGGCCGTTGCTACACCAGAACTCAG GACTGGTCTCTGGCAGTTCAAGGTTTCTTACGGGCAGCAGAGAGTTACAAAGTGGCAGCCATGTTGGATTCTGCAGCCACTGCCCTGAAAGAGGCGGGAAGTCACATGGTTCAATCAGATCAGTTCAATCTGGATGACATCATGAGCGCGCTGACAGAGTGTCTAAGTTTGATAGACAGCATCAAAGACCCGAGGGCTCTGG TTGAGCTGTACCTGTCAGTGGGCGTGTCTTACTGTCGGCTCCGGTGCTTCAAGGAGGCGGTGCAGTGTTTCCGGGCAGCTTTAGACCCTGCGGCTCAGTGGCCCCCCCTGCTAGCTAAAGTGCTGCACAACCTAGGGGCTGCTCTGAACTCTCTGGGCCAGTTCACCTCTGCTGTGGGCTACCATCGGCTGGCTGCTGGACTCTATG gctCTCTGGGTTGCCGTGCTGACCAGGCTCGGTGTTTTAGTAACCTGGCGTTTGCCTACAGTCAGCTTcgtgaggaagaggaggcagcgGAGAGCTTCATCCACGCACTGCAGGGATTCAGAGACACGG AGGACCACCTGGCTCAGGTGCAGGTGTGTGAGTCATTAGCAGAGTGTTACCTGaagcagaggaagcagcagaaagCCATTCAGCAATACAAAGAGGCCCTGAGTGCACTTTCTCTCTGCGAG GAGGATTCTGTCCAAGTTCGGGATCGTCTGGTGGAGCGTTTGACTGCAGCGCTACAGCAAAGTCTGACT agaCAATGCCTACTCAGACCTCGCCCTCAAAGGCCACACCCACACAGCTCACCTTCGGGACAGCATGTCAG GAAGTCTGACATCACACAGAGTCCAGGCAGAACGACCAATCAACAAACAGATGAGCAGAGGGGAGAGGGGCCAG GAGCAGAACAAGAAGCCACAGGTAGACAGGAAATGGGTGGAGCTGATGACAGACAGGAATATATGAGTGTGGAACCTCGACTGCACAG TTCGTACCATtcagaccagcagcagcaca gtaaGCTGTGGACAGACAGGGAGAACCCTCCTACTGACAG TGAAACCTCAGTTGTACAAGAGGCAGAGGCCCCACCCACAAGTACAGATGATATCATCAAGACCCCGCCCCCTTTGTCCCAGTGGCGGTCTCGTTTGTGTTCCCTGATGTAG
- the LOC113169743 gene encoding tetratricopeptide repeat protein 24 isoform X3: MASDESHPGEEKVKVRRKKRECGVRRKVSVVDIEELTSAGHQALRDGRTDDALRCFKDALKTAEELQDSRVLRACSFNLGAAYVEAGQPQRGLDFLQKAEPGPKANRIPDLQFNLALAHNALGQSQEAAAYFLQAAHLYRSQGAGGSEGDACMEMGRCYTRTQDWSLAVQGFLRAAESYKVAAMLDSAATALKEAGSHMVQSDQFNLDDIMSALTECLSLIDSIKDPRALVELYLSVGVSYCRLRCFKEAVQCFRAALDPAAQWPPLLAKVLHNLGAALNSLGQFTSAVGYHRLAAGLYGSLGCRADQARCFSNLAFAYSQLREEEEAAESFIHALQGFRDTEDHLAQVQVCESLAECYLKQRKQQKAIQQYKEALSALSLCEEDSVQVRDRLVERLTAALQQSLTVSLQRQCLLRPRPQRPHPHSSPSGQHVRKSDITQSPGRTTNQQTDEQRGEGPGAEQEATGRQEMGGADDRQEYMSVEPRLHSSYHSDQQQHSKLWTDRENPPTDSETSVVQEAEAPPTSTDDIIKTPPPLSQWRSRLCSLM; the protein is encoded by the exons ATGGCGTCTGATGAATCCCATCCTGGTGAGGAGAAGGTGAAGgtcaggaggaagaagagggagtGTGGGGTGCGGAGGAAGGTGTCAGTGGTTGACATAGAGGAGTTAACATCAGCAGGTCATCAAGCGCTGAGGGATGGGCGGACTGATGACGCTCTGAGGTGCTTTAAAGACGCTCTCAAGACTGCAGAAGAG CTCCAAGACTCCCGGGTCCTCCGGGCCTGTTCCTTCAACCTGGGAGCAGCCTACGTGGAAGCAGGTCAGCCTCAGAGGGGCCTGGATTTCTTGCAAAAGGCTGAGCCAGGTCCAAAGGCCAACCGAATCCCAGACCTCCAGTTCAACCTTGCACTGGCCCACAATGCACTGGGGCAGAGCCAAGAGGCGGCTGCTTATTTCCTGCAGGCTGCTCACCTGTACAGGTCACAAGGAGCTGGTGGCAGTGAAGGAGATGCCTGCATGGAAATGGGCCGTTGCTACACCAGAACTCAG GACTGGTCTCTGGCAGTTCAAGGTTTCTTACGGGCAGCAGAGAGTTACAAAGTGGCAGCCATGTTGGATTCTGCAGCCACTGCCCTGAAAGAGGCGGGAAGTCACATGGTTCAATCAGATCAGTTCAATCTGGATGACATCATGAGCGCGCTGACAGAGTGTCTAAGTTTGATAGACAGCATCAAAGACCCGAGGGCTCTGG TTGAGCTGTACCTGTCAGTGGGCGTGTCTTACTGTCGGCTCCGGTGCTTCAAGGAGGCGGTGCAGTGTTTCCGGGCAGCTTTAGACCCTGCGGCTCAGTGGCCCCCCCTGCTAGCTAAAGTGCTGCACAACCTAGGGGCTGCTCTGAACTCTCTGGGCCAGTTCACCTCTGCTGTGGGCTACCATCGGCTGGCTGCTGGACTCTATG gctCTCTGGGTTGCCGTGCTGACCAGGCTCGGTGTTTTAGTAACCTGGCGTTTGCCTACAGTCAGCTTcgtgaggaagaggaggcagcgGAGAGCTTCATCCACGCACTGCAGGGATTCAGAGACACGG AGGACCACCTGGCTCAGGTGCAGGTGTGTGAGTCATTAGCAGAGTGTTACCTGaagcagaggaagcagcagaaagCCATTCAGCAATACAAAGAGGCCCTGAGTGCACTTTCTCTCTGCGAG GAGGATTCTGTCCAAGTTCGGGATCGTCTGGTGGAGCGTTTGACTGCAGCGCTACAGCAAAGTCTGACTGTCAGTCTGCAG agaCAATGCCTACTCAGACCTCGCCCTCAAAGGCCACACCCACACAGCTCACCTTCGGGACAGCATGTCAG GAAGTCTGACATCACACAGAGTCCAGGCAGAACGACCAATCAACAAACAGATGAGCAGAGGGGAGAGGGGCCAG GAGCAGAACAAGAAGCCACAGGTAGACAGGAAATGGGTGGAGCTGATGACAGACAGGAATATATGAGTGTGGAACCTCGACTGCACAG TTCGTACCATtcagaccagcagcagcaca gtaaGCTGTGGACAGACAGGGAGAACCCTCCTACTGACAG TGAAACCTCAGTTGTACAAGAGGCAGAGGCCCCACCCACAAGTACAGATGATATCATCAAGACCCCGCCCCCTTTGTCCCAGTGGCGGTCTCGTTTGTGTTCCCTGATGTAG